Proteins encoded in a region of the Cupriavidus pauculus genome:
- a CDS encoding SDR family oxidoreductase: protein MSEETVLVTGGTGFIAQHCMLALLRAGYRVRTTVRSAAREAAVRDQLRTGGVAAGDRLSFVVADLGDDRGWTEAVAGCAYVLHGASPTPSGDQVREEDWIRPAVGGNLRVLRAARDAGVRRVVLTSAFGAICAGHAQLNRPFDENNWSDLTAGDIWPYQKSKTLSERAAWDFIAREGGGLELSAVNPTAVVGPVLGADYSHSISMITRMLDGQRGCPKVNCGFVDVRDVADLHVLAMTNPAARGERFLAIAGDSLWMGDVAKVLQRRMGAAASKVSAWELPNWMVRLAARRNPSLKGVATLLGRNMNATSEKAIRLLGWAPRSSEDAIVATAESLVRLGLLGRSGMAA, encoded by the coding sequence ATGAGCGAAGAGACGGTACTGGTCACGGGCGGAACGGGATTTATCGCGCAGCACTGCATGCTGGCCCTGCTGCGCGCGGGCTATCGGGTGCGGACCACGGTCCGGTCCGCGGCGCGGGAGGCGGCGGTGCGCGACCAGCTGCGGACGGGCGGCGTGGCGGCGGGAGATCGGCTGTCGTTCGTCGTCGCCGACCTGGGCGACGACCGCGGCTGGACAGAAGCCGTGGCCGGATGTGCCTACGTGCTCCACGGGGCGTCGCCGACGCCGTCGGGCGATCAGGTGCGCGAGGAGGACTGGATCCGGCCCGCGGTCGGCGGCAATCTGCGCGTGCTCCGCGCTGCGCGGGATGCCGGCGTCAGGCGCGTCGTGCTGACCTCCGCGTTCGGAGCGATCTGTGCCGGGCATGCGCAACTGAATCGGCCGTTCGACGAGAACAACTGGAGCGATCTGACGGCCGGCGACATCTGGCCATACCAGAAGTCCAAGACGCTGTCCGAGCGCGCGGCGTGGGACTTCATCGCGCGCGAGGGCGGTGGCCTCGAGTTGTCGGCCGTCAATCCGACGGCGGTGGTGGGGCCCGTGCTGGGCGCCGACTATTCGCACTCCATCTCGATGATCACGCGAATGCTCGACGGGCAGCGCGGATGCCCGAAGGTCAATTGCGGCTTTGTCGATGTGCGGGACGTGGCCGACCTGCATGTGCTGGCCATGACGAACCCTGCCGCCCGTGGCGAACGCTTCCTGGCGATCGCGGGCGACAGCCTGTGGATGGGCGACGTGGCGAAGGTATTGCAGCGCCGGATGGGCGCGGCGGCCAGCAAGGTATCGGCGTGGGAACTGCCGAACTGGATGGTGCGCCTGGCCGCGCGCAGGAACCCCTCATTGAAAGGGGTCGCCACGCTGCTGGGCAGGAACATGAACGCCACGAGCGAGAAGGCCATTCGCCTGCTTGGCTGGGCGCCGCGTTCGAGCGAGGACGCGATCGTGGCCACGGCCGAGAGTCTGGTCCGGCTGGGCTTGCTGGGGCGGTCGGGCATGGCGGCTTAG
- a CDS encoding SDR family NAD(P)-dependent oxidoreductase, whose amino-acid sequence MTPSAAAPVVLITGALTGIGRATALAFAREGSRLVVSGRREEAGHQLAAELRALGTEAEFVRADVRFEADVRNLVERAVERFGRIDVAVNNAGTEGQVAPLSEQSVANYEETFSTNVLGTLLALKHEMRVMLAQGSGAIVNLSSVAGHAGFAGASVYVASKHAVEGLTKSAALEGAVAGIRVNAVAPGPVATDMLDRFTGNDAGARSGFLDTIPARRAGTPEEIAQTIVFLGSDKARYLTGQSIAVDGAYLAQ is encoded by the coding sequence ATGACCCCTTCCGCTGCCGCCCCTGTTGTCCTCATTACCGGCGCCCTCACCGGCATTGGCCGCGCCACGGCCCTCGCCTTCGCACGCGAGGGCAGCCGCCTCGTCGTCAGCGGCCGCCGCGAGGAAGCCGGCCATCAGCTGGCCGCCGAGTTGCGCGCGCTCGGCACGGAAGCCGAGTTCGTTCGCGCCGACGTGCGCTTCGAAGCCGATGTCCGCAACCTCGTGGAACGCGCGGTCGAACGCTTCGGCCGCATCGACGTGGCGGTGAACAACGCGGGGACCGAAGGCCAGGTCGCCCCGCTGTCCGAGCAGTCGGTGGCCAACTACGAGGAAACGTTCTCGACGAATGTGCTGGGCACGCTGCTGGCGCTCAAGCACGAGATGCGCGTGATGCTGGCCCAGGGCAGCGGCGCGATCGTCAACCTGTCCTCGGTCGCCGGACACGCTGGCTTTGCGGGCGCATCGGTCTACGTGGCCAGCAAGCACGCCGTGGAAGGCCTGACCAAGTCCGCCGCGCTGGAGGGCGCCGTCGCCGGCATCCGCGTCAATGCGGTCGCCCCCGGGCCCGTCGCCACGGACATGCTCGACCGCTTCACCGGCAACGACGCCGGCGCCCGGTCCGGCTTTCTCGACACGATTCCCGCGCGCCGCGCCGGCACGCCCGAAGAGATCGCGCAGACCATCGTGTTTCTTGGCAGCGACAAGGCGCGCTATCTCACGGGTCAGTCCATTGCGGTCGATGGCGCCTATCTGGCGCAGTGA